One genomic region from Streptomyces venezuelae encodes:
- a CDS encoding MDR family MFS transporter: MANDGAVQAVEEKAPPARSVRVVLLALMIAMLLAMLDNMIIGTAMPTIVGELGGLEHLSWVVTAYTLATAASTPLWGKLGDMFGRKGVFLTSIVIFLIGSALSGMAQDMGQLIGFRTIQGLGAGGLMVGVMAIIGDLIPPRERGKYQGMMAGVMALAMIGGPLVGGTITDHWGWRWSFYINLPLGAVALAMVTTVLHLPRKQRATGTRIDFLGAALLTVGITAIVLVTTWGGTEYAWSSATIVGLAVGGAAALAAFLWVETRAEDPIVPLHIFRSRNFTLMSLIGFITGFVMFGAVLYLPIFQQSVQGASATNSGLLLLPMLMAMMVVSLLVGRFTTSTGKYKIFPIVGGALMVTGLFLLSTMDTGTSRLVSGVWMAVLGAGMGFLMQITMLVAQNSVEMKDMGVASSSTTLFRTLGSSFGVAIMGALFTSRVQDEMAARGGSGLTERTAQLDAASLAKLPEPLREAYQYAVSVGTHSAFLVAAAVSVLGFALAFFVKEVALRGAGPAAPEAGAGEGDGAPKVAETV; the protein is encoded by the coding sequence ATGGCGAACGACGGGGCAGTGCAAGCAGTGGAGGAGAAGGCACCGCCGGCGCGCAGCGTCCGCGTCGTCCTCCTCGCCCTGATGATCGCGATGCTGCTCGCGATGCTGGACAACATGATCATCGGCACCGCGATGCCGACGATCGTCGGCGAGCTCGGCGGCCTGGAGCACCTCTCCTGGGTCGTCACCGCCTACACCCTCGCCACCGCCGCCTCCACACCGCTCTGGGGCAAGCTCGGCGACATGTTCGGCCGCAAGGGCGTCTTCCTCACCTCGATCGTGATCTTCCTGATCGGCTCGGCTCTCAGCGGCATGGCCCAGGACATGGGCCAGCTCATCGGCTTCCGTACGATCCAGGGCCTCGGCGCCGGCGGCCTCATGGTCGGCGTCATGGCGATCATCGGTGATCTGATCCCGCCCCGCGAGCGCGGCAAGTACCAGGGCATGATGGCCGGCGTCATGGCCCTCGCCATGATCGGCGGACCGCTCGTCGGCGGCACCATCACCGACCACTGGGGCTGGCGCTGGTCCTTCTACATCAACCTCCCCCTCGGCGCCGTCGCCCTCGCCATGGTCACCACCGTCCTGCACCTGCCGAGGAAGCAGCGCGCCACGGGCACCCGGATCGACTTCCTCGGCGCCGCGCTCCTGACCGTCGGCATCACCGCGATCGTCCTCGTCACCACCTGGGGCGGCACGGAGTACGCCTGGAGCTCGGCCACCATCGTCGGCCTCGCGGTCGGCGGAGCCGCCGCCCTCGCCGCCTTCCTGTGGGTGGAGACCAGGGCCGAGGACCCGATCGTGCCGCTGCACATCTTCCGCAGCCGCAACTTCACCCTGATGTCCCTGATCGGCTTCATCACCGGCTTCGTGATGTTCGGCGCGGTCCTCTACCTGCCGATCTTCCAGCAGTCCGTCCAGGGCGCCTCGGCGACCAACTCCGGCCTCCTGCTCCTGCCGATGCTCATGGCGATGATGGTCGTCTCGCTGCTCGTCGGCCGGTTCACCACCAGCACCGGCAAGTACAAGATCTTCCCGATCGTCGGCGGCGCCCTGATGGTGACCGGCCTCTTCCTGCTCTCCACGATGGACACCGGCACCTCGCGGCTGGTCTCCGGGGTCTGGATGGCGGTCCTCGGCGCCGGCATGGGCTTCCTGATGCAGATCACCATGCTCGTCGCGCAGAACAGCGTCGAGATGAAGGACATGGGCGTCGCCTCCTCGTCCACCACCCTCTTCCGGACGCTCGGCTCCTCCTTCGGCGTCGCGATCATGGGCGCGCTCTTCACGAGCCGGGTCCAGGACGAGATGGCGGCACGCGGCGGGTCCGGGCTGACCGAGCGGACCGCACAGCTCGACGCGGCGAGCCTGGCCAAGCTCCCGGAACCGCTGCGCGAGGCCTACCAGTACGCGGTCTCCGTCGGCACCCACTCCGCCTTCCTGGTCGCCGCGGCGGTCTCCGTCCTCGGCTTCGCCCTCGCCTTCTTCGTCAAGGAGGTGGCGCTGCGCGGCGCGGGACCGGCGGCGCCCGAGGCGGGCGCGGGCGAGGGCGACGGCGCTCCGAAGGTCGCCGAGACGGTCTGA
- the cseC gene encoding two-component system sensor histidine kinase CseC, protein MKPPALRTGVRWKIAVAIAAVGALIAVTLSVVVHNAARISMLDNAREVQMERLLFAQRMYETSKPKEPRFGTKINDPALPPQLDQLMRDRRRGTFVQEHRNGGPPDVWAAVPLANGDVLSLHIPFADRSTAIMNDLDRALVIGSVSVVFGGCALGVLIGGQLSRRLRKAAAAAGRVAQGNTDVRVRDAIGGVVRDETDELARAVDALTDALNERIEAERRVTADIAHELRTPVTGLLTAAELLPPGRPTELVRDRAQAMRTLVEDVLEVARLDSASERAELQELALGEFVERRVRTLDPDVVVRVVHESWVNTDPRRLERILGNLLANAAKHGKPPVEVTVEGRVVRVRDHGPGFPEALLKEGPSRFRTGTSDRAGQGHGLGLTIAAGQARVLGARLTFRNVASAAAPEGVGGAIAVLWLPDHAPTNTGSFPMLRLSD, encoded by the coding sequence GTGAAGCCGCCGGCCCTCCGTACCGGGGTCCGCTGGAAGATCGCCGTCGCCATCGCGGCGGTCGGGGCGCTGATCGCGGTCACGCTGAGCGTGGTCGTGCACAACGCCGCCCGCATCTCGATGCTCGACAACGCGCGCGAGGTGCAGATGGAGCGGCTGCTCTTCGCCCAGCGGATGTACGAGACGTCGAAGCCCAAGGAGCCCCGCTTCGGCACGAAGATCAACGACCCGGCGCTGCCGCCCCAGCTCGACCAGCTGATGCGGGACCGGCGGCGCGGGACGTTCGTGCAGGAGCACCGGAACGGCGGGCCGCCCGACGTGTGGGCCGCGGTGCCGCTCGCCAACGGCGACGTCCTGTCGCTGCACATCCCCTTCGCCGACCGCAGCACGGCGATCATGAACGACCTGGACCGGGCGCTCGTCATCGGCTCGGTCTCGGTGGTGTTCGGCGGCTGCGCCCTCGGCGTGCTCATCGGCGGCCAGCTCTCGCGGCGGCTGCGGAAGGCCGCCGCCGCGGCCGGGCGGGTCGCCCAGGGCAACACGGACGTACGGGTACGGGACGCGATCGGCGGGGTCGTCCGGGACGAGACCGACGAGCTGGCCCGGGCCGTCGATGCCCTGACCGACGCCCTGAACGAGCGGATCGAGGCCGAGCGCCGGGTCACCGCGGACATCGCGCACGAGCTGCGCACCCCCGTGACCGGGCTGCTCACGGCGGCCGAGCTGCTGCCGCCGGGGCGGCCGACCGAGCTCGTACGGGACCGGGCGCAGGCGATGCGGACGCTGGTCGAGGACGTCCTGGAGGTGGCCCGGCTCGACAGCGCGTCGGAGCGGGCCGAGCTCCAGGAACTCGCGCTCGGCGAGTTCGTGGAGCGGCGGGTGCGGACGCTCGACCCGGACGTGGTCGTCCGGGTCGTCCACGAGTCCTGGGTGAACACCGACCCGCGCCGTCTGGAGCGCATCCTGGGCAATCTGCTCGCGAACGCCGCGAAGCACGGCAAGCCGCCGGTGGAGGTCACCGTCGAGGGCCGGGTCGTCCGGGTCCGGGACCACGGTCCGGGCTTCCCCGAGGCGCTCCTCAAGGAGGGCCCGAGCCGCTTCCGTACGGGGACGAGCGACCGCGCGGGCCAGGGCCACGGCCTGGGGCTGACCATCGCGGCCGGCCAGGCGCGGGTGCTCGGGGCCCGGCTGACCTTCCGGAACGTGGCGTCGGCGGCGGCGCCGGAGGGGGTGGGCGGCGCGATCGCGGTGCTCTGGCTGCCGGACCACGCGCCGACGAACACGGGCAGCTTCCCCATGCTGAGGCTGTCGGACTGA
- the cseB gene encoding two-component system response regulator CseB: MAETHVLFVEDDDVIREATQLALERDGFRVTAMPDGLSGLDAFRAQRPDIALLDVMLPGMDGVSLCRRIRDESTVPVIMLSARADSIDVVLGLEAGADDYVTKPFDGSVLMARIRAVLRRFGHAGGSGPGEHGDGSADGGGLLAFGDLEVDTEGMEVRKDGAPVALTPTEMRLLLEFSSAPGTVLSRDKLLERVWDYGWGGDTRVVDVHVQRLRAKIGQDRIETVRGFGYKLKG; encoded by the coding sequence ATGGCCGAAACCCATGTCCTGTTCGTCGAGGACGACGACGTCATCCGTGAGGCCACCCAGCTCGCCCTGGAGCGGGACGGCTTCCGGGTCACCGCGATGCCCGACGGGCTCTCCGGCCTGGACGCCTTCCGGGCGCAGCGGCCGGACATCGCCCTCCTCGACGTGATGCTGCCGGGCATGGACGGCGTCAGCCTCTGCCGCCGCATCCGCGACGAGTCGACCGTGCCGGTGATCATGCTGTCGGCGCGCGCCGACTCGATCGACGTCGTGCTCGGTCTGGAGGCCGGGGCCGACGACTACGTCACGAAGCCCTTCGACGGCTCCGTCCTCATGGCCCGCATCCGGGCCGTCCTGCGGCGCTTCGGGCACGCGGGCGGCTCCGGACCCGGCGAGCACGGGGACGGGTCGGCGGACGGCGGCGGGCTGCTCGCCTTCGGCGACCTGGAGGTCGACACCGAGGGCATGGAGGTCCGCAAGGACGGGGCGCCGGTGGCGCTGACCCCGACCGAGATGCGGCTGCTCCTGGAGTTCTCGTCCGCTCCGGGCACCGTGCTGTCCCGGGACAAGCTCCTGGAGCGGGTCTGGGACTACGGCTGGGGCGGCGACACCCGGGTCGTGGACGTCCATGTGCAGCGGCTGCGCGCCAAGATCGGCCAGGACCGGATCGAGACGGTCCGGGGCTTCGGCTACAAGCTCAAGGGCTAG
- a CDS encoding SigE family RNA polymerase sigma factor, with the protein MRHGEVLDFEEYVRTRQDALLRSARRLVPDPVDAQDLLQTALARTYGRWDGIADKSLADAYLRRVMINTRTEWWRSRKLEEVPTEQLPDASVDDPTEQHADRALLMDILKVLAPKQRSVVVLRHWEQMSTEETAAALGMSTGTVKSTLHRALARLRQELESRDLDARALGRTGERADVRGHEGGRGRCAA; encoded by the coding sequence ATGAGGCACGGAGAGGTGCTCGACTTCGAGGAGTACGTACGCACGCGGCAGGACGCGCTGCTGCGCAGTGCCCGTCGTCTCGTACCCGACCCGGTCGACGCCCAGGACCTCCTCCAGACCGCACTGGCCCGGACGTACGGCCGCTGGGACGGCATCGCCGACAAGTCCCTCGCCGACGCCTACCTGCGCCGGGTCATGATCAACACCCGGACCGAGTGGTGGCGCTCCCGCAAGCTCGAAGAGGTCCCGACCGAGCAGCTGCCCGACGCGAGCGTCGACGACCCGACCGAGCAGCACGCCGACCGGGCCCTCCTCATGGACATCCTGAAGGTGCTCGCGCCGAAGCAGCGCAGCGTCGTCGTCCTGCGCCACTGGGAGCAGATGAGCACCGAGGAGACGGCCGCCGCGCTCGGGATGTCGACGGGTACGGTGAAGTCCACGCTCCACCGCGCGCTGGCCCGGCTCCGCCAGGAGCTGGAGAGCCGCGACCTCGACGCCCGCGCCCTGGGCCGGACGGGGGAGCGGGCGGACGTACGAGGTCACGAAGGGGGGCGGGGGCGGTGCGCGGCCTAG
- a CDS encoding A/G-specific adenine glycosylase: MTSIDTPPGPSAPVAASLPPELHGPVLAWFDRHARDLPWRRPEAGAWGVMVSEFMLQQTPVVRVLPVYEQWLARWPRPADLAADAPGEAVRAWGRLGYPRRALRLHAAATAITERHRGDVPRDHGQLLALPGIGEYTAAAVASFAYGQRHAVLDTNVRRVFARAATGVQYPPNATTAAERRLARALLPEDEATASRWAAASMELGALVCTARNEDCGRCPIAERCAWQLAGKPAHDGPPRRGQTYAGTDRQVRGRLLAVLRESTDPVEQAALDAVWDEPMQRTRALDGLVADGLVEPLDDGFYRLPLS; encoded by the coding sequence ATGACTTCCATCGACACTCCCCCCGGCCCCTCGGCCCCCGTGGCCGCCTCCCTCCCCCCGGAACTGCACGGGCCCGTCCTCGCCTGGTTCGACCGGCACGCCCGTGACCTGCCCTGGCGCCGCCCAGAGGCCGGCGCCTGGGGGGTGATGGTCAGCGAGTTCATGCTCCAGCAGACCCCCGTCGTCCGGGTCCTTCCGGTGTACGAGCAGTGGCTCGCGCGCTGGCCGCGCCCGGCCGACCTGGCCGCCGACGCCCCCGGCGAGGCCGTCCGCGCCTGGGGCAGGCTCGGCTATCCGCGCCGGGCCCTGCGCCTGCACGCGGCGGCCACGGCGATAACGGAACGGCACCGCGGCGACGTGCCCCGCGACCACGGGCAGCTGCTCGCGCTGCCCGGGATCGGCGAGTACACGGCGGCCGCCGTGGCTTCCTTCGCGTACGGGCAGCGGCACGCGGTCCTCGATACCAACGTCCGCCGGGTCTTCGCGCGGGCGGCGACCGGCGTCCAGTACCCGCCGAACGCGACCACGGCCGCCGAGCGCCGGCTCGCCCGGGCCCTGCTCCCGGAGGACGAGGCGACGGCCTCCCGCTGGGCCGCGGCCTCGATGGAGCTGGGCGCGCTGGTCTGCACCGCGCGGAACGAGGACTGCGGGCGCTGCCCGATCGCCGAGCGCTGCGCGTGGCAGCTGGCGGGGAAGCCGGCGCACGACGGCCCGCCGCGGCGCGGCCAGACGTACGCGGGCACGGACCGGCAGGTCCGGGGCCGGCTCCTCGCGGTGCTGCGGGAGTCGACGGACCCGGTGGAGCAGGCGGCCCTGGACGCGGTCTGGGACGAACCGATGCAGCGGACCAGGGCCCTGGACGGCCTGGTCGCGGACGGTCTCGTCGAGCCGCTGGACGACGGGTTCTACCGCCTGCCGCTGTCCTGA
- a CDS encoding phosphatase PAP2 family protein, with translation MDSLLDLSDRLYLDVADFAHSTPHWFQWLAEVWTEAGLLLFGVLFLAGWWRSRDGSSRLMALALLAPLATAFGYVVSEGLKSLIDEERPCRAVLGAPAALVECPPYGDWSFPSNHSAIAGAAAIALALSWRGMAWLTVPMALLMAFSRVFVGVHYPHDVTAGVLLGALVAFLVMRAAERPVRSLVETARSSRSSAVVWCAGRGPRAHAAPHASSHAHASPHADRPERARHGAR, from the coding sequence ATGGACTCCCTCCTCGACCTCTCCGATCGGCTCTACCTCGACGTCGCCGACTTCGCCCACTCCACCCCGCACTGGTTCCAATGGCTCGCGGAGGTGTGGACCGAGGCGGGACTGCTGCTCTTCGGCGTGCTGTTCCTGGCCGGCTGGTGGCGCTCCCGTGACGGGTCGAGCCGGCTGATGGCGCTCGCGCTGCTCGCCCCGCTCGCCACCGCCTTCGGTTACGTGGTGAGCGAGGGGCTGAAGTCGCTGATCGACGAGGAGCGGCCGTGCCGGGCGGTCCTCGGGGCGCCCGCCGCGCTCGTGGAGTGCCCGCCGTACGGCGACTGGTCCTTCCCGAGCAACCACTCGGCCATCGCGGGCGCCGCCGCGATCGCGCTCGCCCTGTCCTGGCGCGGGATGGCCTGGCTGACCGTGCCGATGGCGCTGCTCATGGCCTTCTCCCGGGTCTTCGTCGGCGTGCACTACCCGCACGACGTGACCGCCGGCGTGCTGCTCGGTGCCCTGGTCGCCTTCCTCGTCATGCGGGCGGCGGAGCGGCCGGTGCGGTCGCTGGTGGAGACGGCCAGGTCGAGCCGGAGCTCGGCCGTCGTGTGGTGCGCGGGGCGCGGACCCCGGGCGCACGCCGCCCCGCACGCCTCTTCGCACGCGCACGCCTCCCCGCACGCCGACCGGCCCGAGCGCGCGCGCCACGGCGCGCGCTGA